The Polyangium mundeleinium genome contains the following window.
GTCCGCGGCCACCGCGTCGTGCCGCAAGGCAAGCTCGCTCCGCCGCACGTACGAAGGATCCGAGCGCAACGCCGCGGCCCACGAAAGAGCGAGCGCCGCCTCGCGTTGCTTCTTGTCGAGCGAGTGCTTCTTCGCCAGCACGACCTTGCCGCCCACGTTCACCGCCGTAATCGCCTCCGTGCGGTGGTTCATGGGCAACGTCAGCTTCGCCGCCGCGACCGCGAGCTCGTCGCTCGACTCCGTTTCGCCATCCAGCACGTATCGAATCGCATCCACGCACGGCGCGCCGAACGCCCGCGCCGCCTCGATACGTTGCCGCGCCTCCCCGTGCGCCGCCGTGATCTCCTCGGCCGGAAGCGCCGTCTTTTTCCCGATCACCAGCACCGCCTGCTCCTCGCGCGGGTCGACGCCCTCCAGCATCGCCGCGTAAAACGCGCCCCGCAGCACGGCCCGCGCGATCTTCGGGGGCAAACCCTCCGGCACTTCGAGCGTCTCGGCCCGCGCGGGCTCCTCCTTCGCGAGCGCGCGCTCGTCCTCCTCGGGCAAACCGAGCGACGCGATGAAGCAGCCGCGCTGCGACTTCGCCTCCATCTGGAACGTGCCCGTCGCCCCGAGCACCGCCGCGAGCGCACGCGCCGCGAAGCCCCCGAACGCCTTCACCCGCGCCACGTCCTTCTCGCTCGGCTTCGACGTGAAGAGCGACCGCACGCCACGCGCGCCGCCTTCGAGCGAGATCCCCTCGTCGATCACGTCCGCCATCGCGAGCCAGCGCAGCGGCTGGATCGGGGCCATCGCCACGGTCATCCGCACGAGCCACGTGTCCCACGCGCCGAGGTGCTCGCCGGGCGCACCACGCGCGGCCGCCTGGAGCACAGGCGCGCGGCGCTTCGCGAGGGCACGCAGGGTGCCGTCGTCGAGGCGGGCGGTCGAGGCAATCGCAAAAAACACGTCGTCGCAAAGGCTGCGCGCGGCGTTCACCAGGCAGATGTTCGGCGGGAGGGCCACGGCCGGGGTTTTATCAGAAGGACCGCGCCTTCGAAAGATGAAGCACGCGTCGGATCGCATGTCGGAGGCCGTCGCCCAGCGTCGCGAAGGTCCGCGCGCCCGGGAAGAGCTCGCCGATCTCCACGAACGTGCGCGCCGCGTCGCCGCGCACCCCGACCAACATGCCCTCGGCCCCCACGAGCCCCGTCGCCCGCATCATCACGCCGAGCACCCCCGCCGCGTGCGCGTCCACCACGCTGAGCCCCGTCACGTCGATGAGCACGACCCGCGCCCGATACCTCCCGATCGCGTGGAGCAGCACGCTCTTCGCATGCTCGGCCCGCTCGGGTGAGATCTCGCCGACGAGCGGCAGGAGCAGGACCCCCTCCCACACGCGGAGGACCGGCGAGGAGAGCGCGCGCAGCTCGGCCCGCTGGGCGTCGATCGTGGTGATCTTGTCCTCGAGCTCGGCGCGCTTCTCCCCGAGCTCGACCTCGAGCTCACGCTTGCGCGCCACCACCGAGCCCACGAGCTTCTCGCCGTACACGTCCGAGAGCTCGAAGATGGCCTCGTAATAAACCTCGTCGACGAGGCCGAGCGCCGCGAGCACCTCACGCGCGGGCCAGCGCTCCTCCGCGATCACGACCGCGACGCCTCGCTTGAACGAGAGAAACCCCCGGAGCAACGTGGAGACGCGGAACTCGTTCGCCGCGCGCAGGCTCGTCACGTACGCGATGAACGCGCCGAGCGGCGTGCGATCGCCCGACGCGAGGAGAGCCACGTTCGTCGTGATCACCCGGTCGACGAGGTCGCGCGTCTCCTCGCGCGGCCGCTTGCCCTGAAGGTCCGGCGCGAGCGCGAAGACCCAGTCCGTGCCGCGCTCCAGCACGTCCTCCCTTCGTCGCGCGAGCAAGTCGAGCAGCGCCGCGAGGCCCGGCGTCTCGGCCCCCGCCGTCACACGCGCCCGGACCGGCCCCGCGCGGCGCCTCTGCACCGCAGCGAGGAGCCGCGCCCGGGCACGACGCGCGCGGCTCACGGCCGGCGCGCGGCGAGGAAGGCTTGCAACAAGGCAGCCGTCTCCCGCGGACGCTCGACCTGCACGTAGTGCCCCGGCCCCGGCAGGTACGCGAAGCGCGCGCCCCGGACCTTCGCGACGATCTCGCCACGCAAGGCCGCCACCGGGAGGAAGGGATCGTCGGTGCCGACGACGAGGAGCGGGGCCTTGATCGAGCCGAGCGCCTCGGCGAACCCGCCCTTGCGCCAGA
Protein-coding sequences here:
- a CDS encoding STAS domain-containing protein, translating into MSRARRARARLLAAVQRRRAGPVRARVTAGAETPGLAALLDLLARRREDVLERGTDWVFALAPDLQGKRPREETRDLVDRVITTNVALLASGDRTPLGAFIAYVTSLRAANEFRVSTLLRGFLSFKRGVAVVIAEERWPAREVLAALGLVDEVYYEAIFELSDVYGEKLVGSVVARKRELEVELGEKRAELEDKITTIDAQRAELRALSSPVLRVWEGVLLLPLVGEISPERAEHAKSVLLHAIGRYRARVVLIDVTGLSVVDAHAAGVLGVMMRATGLVGAEGMLVGVRGDAARTFVEIGELFPGARTFATLGDGLRHAIRRVLHLSKARSF